The proteins below are encoded in one region of Sminthopsis crassicaudata isolate SCR6 chromosome 1, ASM4859323v1, whole genome shotgun sequence:
- the LOC141551235 gene encoding uncharacterized protein LOC141551235, with protein sequence MQSRWEMNHISQMFPPKLNFFTDISAQDELPKESPCVSGVAEARESGSKAGKVQENEEKHPETEGKSPLCNESGNPSVTQSGTGVCQSKEVARAQKARDGEQSSEGKKFFCRRLTQQPPSHCIDRHYSCTHCEKAFCRVSDLAQHVKTHTEEKNYKCQECGKDFYSSSGLTQHKKFHTAVKLFQCNECSRAFRKNKQLARHQRVHKAQKLHKCKECGKGFFENKSLTVHQRIHSGEKPFECSECGRAFRRNSHLTRHLKTHE encoded by the exons ATGCAAAGCC GTTGGGAGATGAATCATATAAGCCAGATGTTCCCCCCAAAGCTGAACTTTTTCACGGATATCTCTGCCCAGGATGAACTCCCAAAGGAGAGCCCCTGTGTCTCTGGGGTGGCAGAGGCTAGGGAAAGTGGTTCCAAGGCGGGGAAGGTGCAGGAAAATGAGGAGAAACATCCTGA AACTGAAGGGAAATCCCCTCTTTGTAATGAGAGTGGAAATCCTTCCGTGACACAGAGCGGGACCGGCGTGTGCCAGAGCAAAGAGGTGGCCCGAGCCCAGAAAGCGCGCGATGGGGAGCAGTCTAGTGAGGGCAAGAAATTCTTCTGCAGGCGCCTTACCCAGCAGCCCCCGAGTCACTGCATAGACCGGCATTACTCCTGCACTCACTGCGAGAAGGCCTTCTGCCGGGTCTCAGACCTGGCCCAGCACGTGAAGACTCACACCGAGGAGAAGAACTACAAGTGTCAAGAGTGTGGGAAGGACTTCTACTCCAGCTCGGGGCTCACTCAGCACAAGAAATTCCACACGGCCGTGAAGCTTTTTCAGTGTAACGAATGTAGCCGGGCCTTCCGCAAGAACAAACAACTGGCCCGACATCAGAGAGTCCACAAAGCGCAGAAACTCCACAAATGCAAAGAATGTGGGAAGGGGTTCTTTGAGAACAAATCCCTCACCGTCCACCAGAGAATTCACAGTGGGGAGAAGCCTTTTGAGTGCTCAGAATGTGGGAGGGCCTTCCGCCGGAACTCCCACCTCACTCGACACCTGAAAACTCACGAATAG